TCTTGAAGCAGAAAAACTCGCCTACGAAGCGGATGGTATCTCATCTCTTACATTAGAAGCCTTGAGAGCTATTACAGACGCCTTCGATGAGGACATTCATTTGGTCAGAGGTTACCCAGAACAAGTGGATGTGGCTAGAAGGTTAAGAAAGCTATTAAAAGGGAGTCAGTTAACAACGAGGCAAGGAGAGATAAGGGTTCAGGATGCTTATTCCCTCAGATGTATTCCTCAAGTTCATGGTGCCTCCTGGCAAGCCCTTGCTTATGTAAAAGAAAAACTTGAAATTGAAATGAACGCGGCCACGGATAACCCACTTATTTTTGATGGGGGCGCGAAAGTACTATCGGGAGGGAATTTTCATGGACAGCCCATTGCCCTTGCAATGGATTTTCTTTCGATTGCGATGGCTGAATTTGGGAGTATTGCAGAACGTCGTATTGAACGGCTCGTGAACCCGCAATTGAATGATCTTCCTGCATTCTTAAGTCCCAAACCAGGGTTACAATCAGGGGCAATGATTATGCAATACGCAGCAGCATCTCTTGTCTCAGAAAACAAAACCCTTGCCCATCCGGCTTCAGTTGATTCCATTCCATCCTCAGCCAATCAGGAGGACCATGTTAGTATGGGAACGATTGGCTCTCGTCACGCTGCACAAATTACAACAAATGTGAGAAGAATTCTAGCGATTGAAGCGATTTGTGCAATGCAAGGAATTACCTATCGAGATCCCACAAAGCTTGCACCAAAAACGAAAAAAATATATGAAGCAGGAAGAGGCATTGTTCGAGAAATAGACTGCGATCGGATTTTTTCATATGATATCGAACGATTGACCGATTGGTTAAAGGAAAATGGGGATATCGAGAAAATTGTGATAGGTGTGTAGGAACATCCTTCCGTGCAAATAACAAAATGAAATAAAAGTAGAAGAATGATATAGTAGATGAAATAGATGGAAAGCAGGGGGCATTACAGTGAATGAAAAAGAAATCGAAATCCTAGAAATTTTAGAGGATAATGCACGCGTACCAATGGATGTTTTAGCTGATATGGTTGAATTATCAGTTGAAGAAGTAGAGAAAATCATTAAGAAACTTGAAGAACAGGATATTATTTTAAGCTATTCATCCGTCATTAATTGGGATAAAACTTCTGGCAAAGACGGTGTTGCAGCCATGATTGATGTGAAGGTAACCCCAAAAAGAGATGTTGGCTTTGATGAGATTGCTGAGCGTATTTATCGTTTTCCGGAAGTGAAAGCGGTGTACTTAATGTCAGGAGCGTTTGATTTGTCTGTTCAGATCGAAGGGAAAACGATGAAGGAAGTTGCTTTCTTTGTTTCTAACAAGCTTTCAACACTTGATTCAGTTTTGTCGACAACAACGCATTTCTTACTTAAAAAATATAAACACGACGGTGTAATTTTTGAACCGGAACAGAAGGATAAGCGGATTGTGGTGTCACCATGAAGGAAGTTCAACAGCAGTATATTTCTAAAACAGCTTCTCAATTAAAACCTTCAGGTATCCGAAAATTCTTTGATCTTGCTTCCCAAATGGATAATGTTATTTCACTTGGTGTTGGTGAGCCAGATTTTGTTACACCGTGGAATGTATGTGAAGCGGGCTACGCTTCACTTGAAAGCGGCTATACAGCTTATACGGCAAATGCAGGTCTGCTAGAGCTAAGGGAAGAAATTTCGTCTTACTTAGATGAACAATTTTCACTGAGCTATTCAGCTGAATCACAAATCATATTAACTGTTGGAGCGAGTCAGGCGATTGATCTGGCTTTTCGAGCGGTGATTGATCCGGGTGATGAGGTTATTATTGTCGAACCAGGCTTTGTTGCTTATTCACCAGCTGTAACGCTCGCAGGTGGGAAACCTGTCTCTTTGGAAACAAAGGCAGAGGACGAGTTTAAAATAACGCGTGAGTCGCTTGAAAAAGTGATTACGAAGCGAACAAAAGCGATCCTTCTGTGTTTCCCGAGTAACCCTACTGGTGCCACAATGTCTGAAGCAGAATTGAAAAACGTAACAGACATCATTGAAGAACATGACCTACTCGTACTTTCGGATGAGATTTATGCGGAATTAACGTATGATGAGACGCATTATAGCATTGCCCGAGCTGATGGCATGAAAGAGCGTACAATTCTTATTTCAGGTTTCTCGAAGGCATTTGCTATGACAGGTTGGAGACTTGGTTACGTGACGGGTCCTGAAGAAATCATTGCGGCGATGTTGAAAATTCATCAGTATACAATGATGTGTGCGCCGACAATCGCTCAGCACGGGGCACTCGAAGCTTTGAAAAGTGGAAGAGACGATCTTGAGAGAATGAAGAAAAGCTATCGTCAGCGAAGAAACTTTCTTGTTAAAGCATTTAACAACATCGGACTTTCCTGTCATATGCCAGGTGGTGCATTCTACGCATTTCCATCCGTACAGGCAACTGGGATGACATCAGATGAATTTGCTGAAAAGTTATTAGAAGAAGAGCAGGTTGCTGTTGTGCCAGGGCATGTCTTTGGTGCTGGTGGAGAAGGCTATGTGCGCTGTTCTTACGCAACGTCAATCGATTCTTTGCAGGAAGCTGTTAAGCGAATCGAACGGTTTGTTAACCGTCACAATTCAAAGGGATAATTAGGAACGCCGTCCTCAGTGAGGACGGCGTTATGTATTAATAGGAAGTTGGATCCTCTTTGCTTGTTGAAATACTTGAAGACGTTTGTTTGGAAAGTAACTGTCTGAGCAATTCATTCTGCTCTTGATCAGCAGCGTTCTTTCTTTTCATATAGCTCATCGCTTTAAATAGGAATACGATCGTTAATACAACGATAAATAAAATAATGACCATATATAGAAAACCAAATAATCCAAAAAGCATGCCAAATCCATCCATGCCACCACTATTAGACATCATCAAATCACCTCCTCATCTGATGTTGATTTTACCACTATTTCCTAAATTCCAAACGCGGTATTTTCCTTCAATAGAAGAGCTTTAGCATACGTCTCCTTTTCTAATATGACGTGTTATGATATTATTATCAAGTTGGAGAGTTCGTAATTCCCTCCTCTCGTAAAACAAAACTAGGGACCGTGAAAAGTGTAGCCCAGTTCTCTGATTGGAGATGGGGTTTTTCATGCGTCTCCCTTACTGAATAAAGAAGGGGGCTTTTTTTATGTCTTTTATGATTCCAAAGAAAGTTGAATTACTTGGAGAAGATATTCAGAAAAGCGAATTAAAGTATCATCATAAACGAGTAGCGGTAACAAAGGAATTTACATTCGATGCTGCGCATCATTTGCACTGCTACGAAGGTAAGTGCAAAAGCATGCATGGTCATACGTATAAAGTGGTCATCACAATCAGCGGATTTGTGAATGAAATCGGCATTTCAGTGGATTTTGGTGAAATTAAAACCCTGTTTAAAGAAGTGATTGATTCGAAGTTGGATCATCATTATTTAAATGAAGTCCTTCCGAACATGAACACGACAGCTGAAAATATGATTGTTTGGATGTGGGAGCAGTTAGATCAAGCTCTGACTGAGCGCAATATGAAAGATCTTGGTCAGCGCATCGAAGAACTAGTTCTCTATGAAACACCAACAAGCTACGCAACGCTGAAGCGGGAATGGATGGAAGAAAATGAGTAAATGGGTGCTACCGGAACAATCCGAATATATGAAGTGGGAACTACCGATGGTGGAGGTGTTTGAGACAGTAGAAGGAGAGGGAACGCGCGCTGGTTTTCCAACAGTATTTGTACGCGTCTTTCACTGTAACTTGCGCTGTAGCTGGTGTGACACGCCGTATAGCTATGCACCGGATAAAGCTGAATACACAGGCTCAATTGCCTCTATAATCGATCAAATCAAACAATATAATAGCCGTCACATCTGTTTTACAGGTGGGGAGCCGTTAATTCATCGTGAGAAATCAATGGCGCTTATTCAAGCGATGGTAGATCTTCCACATATTGAAGACATTCATATCGAAACGAACGGAGCGATTGATCTTACGCCATATGAAGCGGTTCGAAAAGGTGATGAAGCCTGGCAGGAGAAAGTTCGTTTTGTGATGGACTATAAGCTGCCTGATTCTGGTGAACAGCATCGCATGCTTCACGAGAACTTTGAACTTCTTGATAAACAAGATGAAATTAAGTTCGTGATCGGCTCTGATGAAGATTTCACAGTAGCAACTGAAGTTGTCTCAGAAAATCATCAAAAAGGTCAGGTATTGTATAGTCCAGTGTGGGAAACCATGCCTCCACACAAACTTGTTGAAAAAATTCTAGAAGCAGGACTAAGCAAAGTGAAGCTAAGTATGCAGCTTCATAAGATTATTTGGGATCCTAATAGAAGAGGTGTGTAACGTGAATAAAAAAGCAGTGATTGTATTGAGCGGTGGTTTAGATAGTACAACATGCATGGGAATCGCGAAGGAAAAAGGCTATGAGCTTTATCCGATTACATTCCACTACGGCCAAAAGCATAACCGAGAAGTAGAGCAGGCGAAGAAAGTAGCGGAATATTACAATGCACCCGATCATCGCATTGTGAACATTAGTTTTCTAAATCAAATTGGGGGCAGTGCCCTTACGGATGATTCCATTGATGTACCAACAGATATGGATGAAGACGAGATTCCAGTTACTTACGTGCCAGCTCGTAATATGATCTTTCTTTCACTTGCCTCTGCTTACGCAGAAGTGATTGGAGCTGAAGCGATCTACATCGGTGTATCTGCCGTTGACTACAGTGGATACCCGGATTGCCGACCAGAGTTTATTGAAAGCATGAATGAAACGGTTAATCTAGCTACAAAAGCTGGAGCAACAGGTAGTGAAATGAAGATTGATACGCCGTTAATTAACTTGACGAAAGCAGATACGGTTAGTGAAGGCTTACGTTTAAGCGTTCCTTATGAACTAACGACATCTTGCTACAATGGTGAAGAAGAAGCATGCGGCGAGTGTGATAGCTGTCGTCTGCGTCTGAAAGGCTTTGAAGAAGCTGGAGCGGTAGATCCGATACCTTATAAAGTGTAATAAAAAGCTGCCGGAGGATACTCCGACAGCTTTTTTTGGTTTGGCCAATAAAAATGAGAATTGGCCAATAAAATGGGATTTTGGCTCATATATTTCAGTTTTGGCCAATATACTCAGAATTTGGCCAATAAACTTCCAACGGAGGAGTGGTTCGACATATAGCGCGGGTGACAGGCACCCGCTTACTCAGGCATTTCCCCGCTATAAACAGAAGATGGGCGGATGATTCGGTTATTGTCATTTTGCTCGTACACGTGTGCGATCCAACCTGCCGTTCTGGCTGCTGTAAATGTTGGGGTAAACAGTTCTGTTGGTAGCTCGATCGCTCTTAAGATGGCCGCTGCATAGTACTCCACATTCGCATAAAGTTTTCGGTCAGGTTTGTACTCCTGGAGAAGGCGTACTGCCGTGTCTTCTACTTCGTGTGCAAGTTTAAACTCAGCATCGTCATAGAAGTCTGAAGTAATCTCGCTTAAAGCGGCGGCACGGGGGTCGCGCGTTTTATAAACCCGATGTCCAAAGCCCATTAGCTTCTCACGATTTTCAAGTTTACGTCGCAATACTTTCTCAGCATCGCCGTCGCGCTTAATTTCTTCTAATAAATCAATAACCCCAGTTGGCGCCCCGCCATGAAGAGGTCCTTTCATAGCGCCAATAGCCCCTGTAATAGCTGATGCGAGATCACTTTCAGTTGATGAAATCACCCTAGCTGTAAAGGTAGAGGCGTTTAATCCATGCTCCATCGTTAAAATGAAGTAGGCAGTTAACGCTTTAATGTGATTTTCCTGAGGACGTTCTCCTGTCAACATATATAAATAGTTCCCAACGTGAGACAACGTTACGTCTGGCTCGATCTGAGATAATCCATTTTGATTGCGGTAGCGATAGGCAATAATAGTTGGAACGATACTCAGTAGGTGAATTCCCTGTTCCTGTGTCGCTGGGAACTGATATGAGTGATCTCCCATGGAAGATAAGACCGTTCGAATAACGCTCATCATCTCCATTTTTTCAGGTAAACGATTTATGATTTCCTTCTGATTTGGTGATAAGTGTCTTGCTTCACCAAGTGCGGAGGTGAAAGCAGCTAGCTGTTTTTCAGTAGGAAATGAACCATTCCATAGGAAGTAGGCGGCTTCTTCGAATGATTTTTCTTTCGCAATTTCTTTTGCCCAGTGTCCTCGATAGACAAGCAAACCGTTCTCTCCGTCTACAAGGCTGATATTGGAATCAGCCGCAATGATTCCTTCTAATCCGGCATGAATCATAAACTCAACTCCATTTCATTCGTCTTGTATCTAGTGTATCGATTCGATATGATTATGACTAATAAATAATTACTGAATAATTAATAGAGAAACGCTATCAATAAGGGTGATAAGAATGAATCTAAACTGGTTGAAAACATTTGTCACAGCTGCTTCGTATGAAAATTTCAGGGAAACATCGGAAAAACTCTATCTTGCTCAACCTACTGTTACGGTTCACATTCAACAACTTGAAAAGCAGATTGGCAGTAAGCTATTTATGAAGAGCGGTAGAAGAGTGATGCTCTCTGAAGCAGGAAGACAATTTCTTCCGCATGCGAGGGAGTTAGTTGAGCAGTATGAGACAAGCTTACGTCATATGAACGGGTGGAGGCAGGGGTACCATCGAAAGTTGACGATTGCTGTATCCCCTTTAATTGCTGCTACGGTTCTACCTAACGTCCTTCAGCAATTTATGAAAGCTTATCCATCGATTGAGGTCGTTGTAAAAGTAAGTGAGTCTAATGAAATTGGAGAGATGATCACCAAGAATGATGCAGATTTTGGTCTTTCAAGAATGAAATCTTTGCAGGCATATGTGAAAAATGAACAAATTGGAGCCGATCCGATTGTTTTAGTTGTGCCACACGATGGGGGAGATGCGGAAACGAGTCTGCCTTTATCTTTAAGTGAGTTTTGTTTGAGATCAACGTTACTCACGCATAATCATCCTGATTATTGGGAAGATCTTTTAGTTGAGCTACGTTCTAAATATGACGGTGTTCGAACGATGGTGGTATCGCAAGTACACATTACAAAGCGATTTATTGAGGAAGGGCTTGGGTTCTCTTTTTTACCATGGTCATCTGTTCGGCGTGAGGTATTTGAAGGGAGAATTCTTCAAGTGGATACTGAGGAAATCAAACTGCCTGAGGTTCACACATACATGGTCTATCAACATCTTTCGGAGGAAACAGAAATATTTAAACAATTTATTGAGAAAAGCATGAATTAAGCCCGATCAGCGTCCTGATCAGGCTATACTCTTATTTTCCGAGTGTGAAATAAGAGTGTGGGATGGTTGCGTGTCATAGATCCTAACGGCTAGCTTACACGCTTGAGTAGTATGTGCGAAGTAAAAGAAAATATACACATTTAGTAAGTAGTTAGTCCCCAAACTTTCCAACCCCTTTCCTCTTTAGAAGCAAAAAGGTGCATGCGTACGGGGAGCTGAGAAGATTTCTTTGTTACGAGGACATCAATGAGGTAAGTGTGGTTTGCGACTTTTTTTTCACAGGTTTTAACAGCTGGCGCGTAATAGGGTGACTTCTTTTTTAAAGGTGACATGCTAATGATCTGCCATGAATTTGTATCGGGAGTATTGGCCATTAAGCCTGAAAGAATCGTTGTAGCTTTCATTGTAAGGCCTTTTTTTGATGCCGATTGATCTAGTGATGTTGGACACTTTCCTTGAATGAGCTGAATCGGACCAGCTGCATAAGCATGAATTGGTAAAAGAAGAAGTAAGAAAAGGAGACAGCTTACTGTACGTTTCATCAATTTATACCACCTTTCACCTTTACCGTGCCCGCTTAGTGAAAAATTATTCGTAATAATCGAATGCATGTTCGGTTTATGGTACACTAATGGAAGAAGGAGGGATAGCCATTGCAGCCTTCAATTCAGAAGCGAACATCTCGGTCTATTTTAACAAAAGGTAGTGGATTTCTTAATGGATATAGTCACACTCTGAACCCTTACGCTGGATGTGCCTTCGGTTGTTCTTATTGCTATGTAAGAAGAATGCCTATTGCCCTTTTTAGGGAAGAGGATTGGGGAGAATGGGTAGATATTAAAGAAAACGCTGTGGATCTTGTGAAAAAAGAGATTCCGAAAGCTCGGAAAAAAGGAGAAGTATCGATTTTTATGTCTTCTTCGACAGATCCTTATCAGCCTATTGAATTTAAGACTGATTTAACAAGAGGATTACTTGAGGCTATGGTAGAAGAAATGCCTGATTTTCTATTTCTTCAAACCCGCTCTCCACTCGTCACTAGAGATATTGATTTGTTAAAAAAATTCGGCAAAAAGGTTCTGGTCAGTATGACAGTAGAAACAGACCTTGATTCAGTGCGCAAAATTTTTGCGCCATCAGCACCGCCAATTGCAGCAAGGTTAAAGGCGCTACAAACGTTACGAGCAAACGGTATTCCTGTACAAGCGGCAGTGGCACCACTTCTCCCGTGTTCTGAACATTTCCCTAAGAAGTTAGCTGAAGTAACGGATCGCCTCACGCTTGATGACTTTTTCATGGGTGATGGGAGCGGTGGTAAAAGAACAGAGCAGCTTGGCATTCGTAAGCTCTTTGAAGAAGCGGGTCTAGAAGGTTGGTATCAACGTAAAGCCTATTTGAAAATAAAGAAGCGATTACAGGCCTTTTTTCCTGATAGCGCCATTTATATTTCTCAAGAAGGTTTTTCACCTCCAGACGAGGGCTAGTTTAAATAAATAATAACAAATAGGCTAGAGAATGTACCTCTAGCCTTATGTTGCCTACTTTACTTTAATTTTTCAGCCTTACCACTTAGAATTTTCAATTGGTCATTTTCATAACCAACCTGGTAAGTGACGTTGTATAGAGAAGTTGTTGTCTTCTTATCCTCGGTTCGTTCTTGTGCTTTAATAGTAGCTGTTACCTTTACTTGATCATTCGTTTGATTTAAACTTCCGGTCATATTTGAAACTTCCACGTCAAGGGTATGGATATAGCCACTTCGAAAATCTTCATACAGCATTTCACTCTGCCAGCGACTGCCAAGTAAGGAGTAGCCAGTGACATAGTCTTGAGTAGACAAGCTTTCATAGAAATATCCAATAAGATAGGTAGCATTATTTTTAAAGTCTTCTCCTGTGAGTCCCTGTGGTGTTGATACTTCTTCCTTACTTTCATCATCTACCGTTATTTCTACTGGGTCATCAGACCAATTTTTAATTTGCTCAATAACGTTGGGGAGCGGAATGCTAAAGCCGATTGCCCCTGAGTCTGTTCCTGCGGAATTAATGGCGATTGCCTCTCCTGTATTTGCATCAATAAGGGGACCTCCGCTGTTACCTTTTGTAATTGGGGCAGAGATTTGATAGATATGCTCATAGCGATAGGGCTCTAAGATGAATTCTCGATCGAGACCACTGACAATCCCTGTTGTAACGGTGTTCTGAAGTCCGAGTGGGCTACCAAGAGCAATGATATCGTCCCCAACTTCCGCCATGCGCTCTTCTGCAACAATTAGGGGATCATTTCCCTCTAGTCCTGGAACGCGAATCACCGCAACATCTATCGTATCACCCATACCAATGATTTGAGCTTCGAATTGTTTAGCATCAGAGGTTTTAACGGTAATCTTTTGAGCGCCTTCGACAACATGAGCGTTCGTAATGACGTCTCCGTTCGTATTGTAGAGGAAGCCTGATCCAGAAGAAGTGCCATCTTTTAAGGCGACTTCAATTTGCACAACGCTTTTTTGTGTCTCATGAATGACGGATTTTAAGTCTGAATCATTCTTTTGGTTCTCTGGAGCATTTGTTTTCTCTCCTAGAGAAGATGTTGCTTCAACGGTTGTATTCGAATAGTAATCATGTAAAAAATAAAAACCTGCGCCGCCCCCAATCAGAATAAAGAGGGAGCTTGCAAGGGATAGTAGCAAAGCCAATTTCTTAGACATCCGTCTTGAATACTCCTTTCTGCTAATCCAAGTACCATGTGAAATGATCAATTTCGACTGTGAATTGATCAAGATCCTTCACGTCTTCACCTACATCGTAGATCATAAAGTCAAATTTACCTGTATCGTCAGGATAAAGTTTGTCGGGGTTAATATAAACCTCCCCTTTATCAAACTCTTTTCCATCTCCGTCCAATACTTTATAAGAAGCCCCGATCGAATTGACGGGAACAGTGGCTTTGCTTGTGACCGTACCTGTTACTTTTAATTCATTGTAATCTGTCACCTTTGTTTCTAATTCATTGAGCTCAATCGCGCTTGTACGATTCATTTCTTCTTCTTTTGCTGCAGCAACCATAGCATGTTCAATTCGCTTCTGTTGCTCCTCCTCAAACGAATTTCGTCTCTTTTCAATTACGGTTTGGAGGTTTGATAGCTTTTCGTTACCTTTATTGATTTCTAAGCCTTCTTCTACTGAGTTTAATGCTTCCGTAAAGTGGTTCTCTTCCAAATAACCATTTGCTTCATTAATTGAGAAGTCGACAATTTGATTTCGAATTTGTCCGGCTATGTCTTGGGCTTCATCTACTTGTAAACTTTCAGCCCTTGTTAACACAGGTTTCAATTCATCAATGGATTCTTTCCCTTTCATATCATACTTTAATTCGGCAACCATCACAGTTGTCCGAACCGTTCCGATGTCTTCTTGTAAAGTAGAGAAAAGATCACCTTTATAGGATGCTGAGGTTTGCTCAGCTTCTTTAATCAAATCTAAGGCATTACTGTAGTTATCTTTTTTTCTTGCGGTTTCCGCCTGTTTTAAAGTCTCTTCAACGTTTAATGCGATCGTTACAATATTTTCGTTTTTTTGGGCAGCTGGGAAACGAGGTCGGTTTTTTTGGGCCTCATTAAACTCATTTTGTGCTTCTTCCAGCTTGCCGTTTTTAGCTAATTCCTCTCCCTTTTCAAAAGAGCGAATCGCTGCCTTTGACGTTGATTCTTCATAAAAATAATAGCCGGCAAGTGTGCTAGAAAGAAGAAAAAACACCATCACTGGTAACCAACGCCACAGAATGGATAGGCTATGCTTAGATTTATTTTGAGTGACTAGTTCTTTTCCACAAGAGAAGCAAAATTGTTCATCATCGCCTCTTTTTTTTCCACAATGTGGACAGTACATCCTTATTCCACCTGCTTTCAATCTCAATTGCTAGTTATATTTTGACACATTTCCCTTGTAAGGGAAATATTTTTCAGTAGGTTGTTGGGGAATTGAAATATAAAGCAATTTTCGCTCAAATCGAGTAAGAGCTTACTTATAAAATAGCCTATAAAGTGGGGGAGGGATTGATTCAAAAGACATATTTTTTCTTGCTATGATTAAAAGTGAACAGATTGTACTAGTTCAAAGGACATTAAATGATAAAAAAGAAGTTACTTCGTTCGATTGTACCGGTATTGAAGGACCTGTTCACACCTATACTCCTTTGATAAGATGACCCTAAGACCCCCTTTCAAATATTCCGTTACCAGGAAGACCGGCATTTGCCGGTCCTTTTTTTGCCCCGATATATGTGTAGCATTCATTTTCGCTATAATCGATCAATGACAAATCACTCTCTTTTTTGTAGATAATCCTAGAATAAGAATGAAATGAAAAAAATCTTCTTTTTTTGAAACCTCATGAGGTAGTTGCTCGTCTAATTAGTTGAAAACCCTTATTCCCTTAGATGTAGCCACTACGATATTTACCTAGTGGCTGCTTTTTTTTTGTGATCGTTGCATATGATAGGTATTGTTGATATAATAACTAACGAGTGGTAGGCAAATGCCTGCGTTTTTTATTTGTTAACAACTAACGATCGGTAGGTAATGATATATGAAAAAAGAATCGACTCAGGATCGAATTAAAGAGGTGGCCCTCATTCTATTTGCACGTAATGGATTTGAAGGGACTTCCCTTTCGGATATTGCTAAAGGAGTAGGCATAAAAAAACCTTCCTTATATGCGCATTATAAAAGTAAAGAAGATTTATTTTTAGGTGTGATTCATAAAGTATCAGTTGATTACAATGCGTTTTTTGTAAAGACGGCTGAACGATTAAGCAATCAATCACCTGAGAAACAATTATATGACCTTCTTCGTGAAAATACAGAGTATTTACGGAATGATGAAATGGGACTTATTTTCAAAAGAATGATGCTATTTCCACCAGAGTCGTTACGGAAGGAAATCGCTCAAATGTTTGAAAAAACGGAGAATGTGATGAAGAGAGTGATTAAGTCTATTCTCGAGCAGATGCTCCCAAATGAGGAATGGGAACGAGTTTTTGATGCTTATTTATGTTTACTTGACGGTATGTTTGAACAAATTTTCTACTATTCACCTGAAGAACATAATAAACGGTTAGAAAATTCCTGGACTCTATTTATTAGAGGCGTTCATAGTAAGGAGGAGAAATAAGATGGCATGGATCTATCTTGTGATCGGTGGTCTGATGGAAGTATTATGGGCTATTGGATTAAAATATTCAGATGGCTTTACGAAACCACTTATAAGCTTGTTAACGATCGTTGGTATTGCAACAAGCTTTTACTTTTTCGCTAGGGCATTAAAATATTTACCTGTAGGTACAGCATACGCCATATTTACAGGATTAGGCGCAGCAGGGACAGCTGTGATTGGAATGATGTTCTTAAATGAATCGATTAGTTTCATAAAACTATTTTTTATCTTATTGCTTATTTCTTCTATTATCGGTTTGAAGTTAAATGCAAAGGAAGCTTAGGAGGGAAGCAAAATGGCATGGATTGCATTGTTAATCGCTGGTCTAGGTGAAGTTGGCGGTGTTATTAGCTTGAAGTTATCAGAAGGGTT
The sequence above is drawn from the Pseudalkalibacillus hwajinpoensis genome and encodes:
- the hutH gene encoding histidine ammonia-lyase — translated: MILLDGYQLSLNDLRKLLYNGARASCSKESLKRVDQNRKAVETIVANGETVYGITTGFGKLSDVHIQTSDVDQLQLNLIYSHACGIGEPFPPLVSKAMLLLRANALLKGFSGIRREVIERLLLYANEEILPVVPQQGSLGASGDLAPLAHLVLPLLGEGEVFYRGKRENATVPMKEKGIEPIKLTAKEGLALINGTQAMTAMGAVTYLEAEKLAYEADGISSLTLEALRAITDAFDEDIHLVRGYPEQVDVARRLRKLLKGSQLTTRQGEIRVQDAYSLRCIPQVHGASWQALAYVKEKLEIEMNAATDNPLIFDGGAKVLSGGNFHGQPIALAMDFLSIAMAEFGSIAERRIERLVNPQLNDLPAFLSPKPGLQSGAMIMQYAAASLVSENKTLAHPASVDSIPSSANQEDHVSMGTIGSRHAAQITTNVRRILAIEAICAMQGITYRDPTKLAPKTKKIYEAGRGIVREIDCDRIFSYDIERLTDWLKENGDIEKIVIGV
- a CDS encoding Lrp/AsnC family transcriptional regulator; translation: MTVNEKEIEILEILEDNARVPMDVLADMVELSVEEVEKIIKKLEEQDIILSYSSVINWDKTSGKDGVAAMIDVKVTPKRDVGFDEIAERIYRFPEVKAVYLMSGAFDLSVQIEGKTMKEVAFFVSNKLSTLDSVLSTTTHFLLKKYKHDGVIFEPEQKDKRIVVSP
- a CDS encoding aminotransferase, with product MKEVQQQYISKTASQLKPSGIRKFFDLASQMDNVISLGVGEPDFVTPWNVCEAGYASLESGYTAYTANAGLLELREEISSYLDEQFSLSYSAESQIILTVGASQAIDLAFRAVIDPGDEVIIVEPGFVAYSPAVTLAGGKPVSLETKAEDEFKITRESLEKVITKRTKAILLCFPSNPTGATMSEAELKNVTDIIEEHDLLVLSDEIYAELTYDETHYSIARADGMKERTILISGFSKAFAMTGWRLGYVTGPEEIIAAMLKIHQYTMMCAPTIAQHGALEALKSGRDDLERMKKSYRQRRNFLVKAFNNIGLSCHMPGGAFYAFPSVQATGMTSDEFAEKLLEEEQVAVVPGHVFGAGGEGYVRCSYATSIDSLQEAVKRIERFVNRHNSKG
- the queD gene encoding 6-carboxytetrahydropterin synthase QueD, encoding MSFMIPKKVELLGEDIQKSELKYHHKRVAVTKEFTFDAAHHLHCYEGKCKSMHGHTYKVVITISGFVNEIGISVDFGEIKTLFKEVIDSKLDHHYLNEVLPNMNTTAENMIVWMWEQLDQALTERNMKDLGQRIEELVLYETPTSYATLKREWMEENE
- a CDS encoding 7-carboxy-7-deazaguanine synthase QueE: MSKWVLPEQSEYMKWELPMVEVFETVEGEGTRAGFPTVFVRVFHCNLRCSWCDTPYSYAPDKAEYTGSIASIIDQIKQYNSRHICFTGGEPLIHREKSMALIQAMVDLPHIEDIHIETNGAIDLTPYEAVRKGDEAWQEKVRFVMDYKLPDSGEQHRMLHENFELLDKQDEIKFVIGSDEDFTVATEVVSENHQKGQVLYSPVWETMPPHKLVEKILEAGLSKVKLSMQLHKIIWDPNRRGV
- the queC gene encoding 7-cyano-7-deazaguanine synthase QueC, producing MNKKAVIVLSGGLDSTTCMGIAKEKGYELYPITFHYGQKHNREVEQAKKVAEYYNAPDHRIVNISFLNQIGGSALTDDSIDVPTDMDEDEIPVTYVPARNMIFLSLASAYAEVIGAEAIYIGVSAVDYSGYPDCRPEFIESMNETVNLATKAGATGSEMKIDTPLINLTKADTVSEGLRLSVPYELTTSCYNGEEEACGECDSCRLRLKGFEEAGAVDPIPYKV
- a CDS encoding citrate synthase/methylcitrate synthase; this encodes MIHAGLEGIIAADSNISLVDGENGLLVYRGHWAKEIAKEKSFEEAAYFLWNGSFPTEKQLAAFTSALGEARHLSPNQKEIINRLPEKMEMMSVIRTVLSSMGDHSYQFPATQEQGIHLLSIVPTIIAYRYRNQNGLSQIEPDVTLSHVGNYLYMLTGERPQENHIKALTAYFILTMEHGLNASTFTARVISSTESDLASAITGAIGAMKGPLHGGAPTGVIDLLEEIKRDGDAEKVLRRKLENREKLMGFGHRVYKTRDPRAAALSEITSDFYDDAEFKLAHEVEDTAVRLLQEYKPDRKLYANVEYYAAAILRAIELPTELFTPTFTAARTAGWIAHVYEQNDNNRIIRPSSVYSGEMPE
- a CDS encoding LysR family transcriptional regulator, producing MNLNWLKTFVTAASYENFRETSEKLYLAQPTVTVHIQQLEKQIGSKLFMKSGRRVMLSEAGRQFLPHARELVEQYETSLRHMNGWRQGYHRKLTIAVSPLIAATVLPNVLQQFMKAYPSIEVVVKVSESNEIGEMITKNDADFGLSRMKSLQAYVKNEQIGADPIVLVVPHDGGDAETSLPLSLSEFCLRSTLLTHNHPDYWEDLLVELRSKYDGVRTMVVSQVHITKRFIEEGLGFSFLPWSSVRREVFEGRILQVDTEEIKLPEVHTYMVYQHLSEETEIFKQFIEKSMN
- a CDS encoding SPL family radical SAM protein, with product MQPSIQKRTSRSILTKGSGFLNGYSHTLNPYAGCAFGCSYCYVRRMPIALFREEDWGEWVDIKENAVDLVKKEIPKARKKGEVSIFMSSSTDPYQPIEFKTDLTRGLLEAMVEEMPDFLFLQTRSPLVTRDIDLLKKFGKKVLVSMTVETDLDSVRKIFAPSAPPIAARLKALQTLRANGIPVQAAVAPLLPCSEHFPKKLAEVTDRLTLDDFFMGDGSGGKRTEQLGIRKLFEEAGLEGWYQRKAYLKIKKRLQAFFPDSAIYISQEGFSPPDEG